A stretch of DNA from Halorubrum sp. BOL3-1:
ATCGAGTTCGAGTCCGACGCGCTCCAGGGGATCGCGGAAGGGAACCGCGGCGACCTCCGCGGCGCGGTCAACGACCTCCAGGCCGCGACACAGGGGCGCGACTCGATCACGGTCGCTGACGTGGTCACCGGCGACCGCGACAAGGCGATGGGGCTGTTCCCCTTCCTCGACGCCGTCTTGAAAGAGGAGTCCGCTGAGGAGGCGCTCCAGTCCGCGTACGCCGTCGACGAGACGCCGGACGACCTGACGGCGTGGATCGAGAACAACGTCCTCGACGTGTACGAGCCGACGGAGGCGGTCCGCGCGTACGACTTCCTCGCGAACGCCGACGTGTGGCTCGGCCGTGTGCGCGCCACCCAGAACTACACCTACTGGCGGTACGCGACCGACAACGCGGCCGCCGGCGTCGCGGCCGCCCGCGACGGCGAGAAGGGCGGGTGGGCGCGGTACGGCCGCCCGCAGTTCTGGTCGCCGTCGGACGCGACCGCGGACGAGGTCGTCGGCAAGGTCGCGGCCGCGAGCGGGTGTAGCGTGTCGACCGCTCGCCGCGAGGTGTTGCCGTTCCTCGAAGCGGTCACCCATCACTGTAAGCCCCGCGAGCTGACCGTCGCGACGGCGGCGGCGTACGACCTCGACGAGGCCGGGGTCGCCTTCGTCACCGGCTCGGGAGAGTCGACGAACAAGGTCGCGTCGATCGTCGAGGACGCGCAGGCCCGCCGCGAGGAACTGGTCGAGGAACACGCCGACGGCGCCTTCGCGCTCGGCGCGGCGGGGCGCGCGGACGACGGAGACGACGCGGTCGCCGGCGGCGATGCCGCCCTCGGCGGTCCCGAAGCGGACGCCGCCGAAACCGACCGCGACGACTCGACTGCCGACGGGGACTCCGACGACACGGCGGCGGGCGACGGTAACTCCGACGACGCGGGCGACGATCAGGCCGGACTGAGCGACTTCATGTGACGCCCTCGGCCGTGCGTCGAGGGGTATCTGTTCGACGCCGATATTGCCGGCCGGACGGTGACGGCGCTACGACTTCCGAACACGAACGGGGGCGTTCACACGCTGCGAGTCGGGTTCGATCCGCCTTTCGGCGGCTCCGCGGTTTCGATCGGATCGTCGTAGACGAACTCGAACCGGGCGCCGCCCTCTCGACTCTCCGTCACCGAGACGGTCCACTCGTGAGCCTCCGCGATCCGCTCGACGATCGCCAGTCCAAAGCCGGTGCCGTCCGAGGCGGTCGTGTGCCCCGGCTCGAAGACGGCGTCCCGCTGGTCGGGCTCGATCCCCGGCCCGTCGTCCGCGACGTAGAACCCGTCATCTGTCCGTCCGACGCGGACGCGGACCGCGGCGTCCGCTGCGTCCGACGCGTCGCGTTCGGTCGGTTCCTCCCCGCGTGCCGAGAACGTCCCGGCCGCGA
This window harbors:
- a CDS encoding replication factor C large subunit, whose amino-acid sequence is MADWTEKYRPSTLSEVRGNDKARDAFAEWARSWDDHCEAVVLHGSPGVGKTSAAHALANDMGWETVELNASDQRTADVIERFAGRAARNATLGGSAAGGGAAGGDTASRQLVILDEADNIHGNYDRGGASAITELVKESGQPIVLIANDYYDMSRGLRNATQEIEFRDVSARSIVPVLRDICRKEGIEFESDALQGIAEGNRGDLRGAVNDLQAATQGRDSITVADVVTGDRDKAMGLFPFLDAVLKEESAEEALQSAYAVDETPDDLTAWIENNVLDVYEPTEAVRAYDFLANADVWLGRVRATQNYTYWRYATDNAAAGVAAARDGEKGGWARYGRPQFWSPSDATADEVVGKVAAASGCSVSTARREVLPFLEAVTHHCKPRELTVATAAAYDLDEAGVAFVTGSGESTNKVASIVEDAQARREELVEEHADGAFALGAAGRADDGDDAVAGGDAALGGPEADAAETDRDDSTADGDSDDTAAGDGNSDDAGDDQAGLSDFM